Part of the Mycolicibacterium mengxianglii genome is shown below.
CGTACTGCGCCGCGACACCGGAGACCAGCCGCTGCTTCTCCGCTTCCGGGATGCCCAGCTTGTCGTAGGTGTTCTTGATGTCGGCGGGCAGGTCATCCCACGTGGCGGCCTGCTTCTCGCTGGACCGAACGAAGTACTTGATGTTGTCGAAGTCGATGCCGTCGAGGTCAGAGCCCCAGTTGGGCATGGGCTTCTTGCCGAAGGTGCGCAGCGCCTTGAGGCGGATGTCGAGCATCCACTCCGGCTCACTCTTCTTGGCAGAGATGTCCCGCACGACAGCCTCGGACAGGCCACGCTGGGCGCTGGCCCCGGCGACGTCGGAGTCGGCCCAGCCGTAGCCGTAGTGACCCAGGGAGGCAATGGTCTGCTCCTGGGTCATGGCCTCAGGCGCGGTCGTGGCCTCCGGTGTGAGTGTCATGACGACGCTCCTTAAATGCTCTCGGTGTTGGCTCCGGCGCGGGCTATGCGCCGGAGTTGCTGCTGTGGTCGAGTGGTGCGCCGGTCAGGAACCGGTGCTGCTGAGCGGAACGTGGGTGGTGCAGGCACAGTCCCCGTTGACGATCGTCGCCAGCCGTTGCACATGGGTCCCGAGTACTTCGGACATGGCCTGCGCCTCGGCTTCGCACAACTCGGGAAATTCCTCCGCGACATGCGACACCGGGCAGTGGTGCTGACAGATCTGGACTCCGTTGGCCGGTCCACCGACCCGGGCGGTCGTGGTCACGTAACCGGCCTTGGTGAGCGCTCCGGCGATACCCTCGGCGGCGGTCTGCACCTGCGGCGCACCGACGTCGGTGGCGCGCGGCACCCCGGCCAGGATGGCATCGATCCGGCGGCGCGCGAACGTGCGTACGGCCTGGTCGCCGCCGAGCTCCCGCAGCTGACGCATCGCGGCCGAGGCCAGGTCGTCGTAGGCATGCTCGAGCTTGGCCCGGCCCGCCGCAGTGAGGCGGTACCGTTTTGCGGGTCGGCCACGGCCTTCCTGTTGCCAGGAGGCGGCGGCGTTGGCCTCGGCGTCGCCGGCGTCGATCAGCGCGTCGAGGTGACGGCGCACCCCGGCTGCGGACAGACCGAGCTGGTCACCGATAGCGCCGGCAGTGATCGAACCCGACTCCAGCAACAAGCGGATGATCGCTTTTCTGGTTTGACCGTCCCCAGTGGCCGGCATGCCATCATGGGCACGCGGAACCTCAGGGTGGATTTTCACAACACCAGTGTGACGCAATTGCCGGGGCCGGTCTAGCAAGGTGACCCTTAGCGTTGCGTCTGAATAGTCACACCGCCGCACGGGAATATTGCGCTTCCTCCGCCGGAGCTCCTTCACCTACTCGTGCCTCGTAGCCTCGGACTCCGGCCCAGATAGTCTGCTGTGATGGCCGCACGTCGACGCTCCTTGAGTTCGTCGATTGCCCAGCTCCACGGTGACGAGCGTCCGATCGGGTCACCGCTCAACGATGCCGAAGTGGTGTCGATGCGCAGGACCCGCCTCTTCGGCGCCACCGGAACGGTGTTGATGGCGATCGGCGCACTGGGTGCCGGCGCCCGCCCCGTGGTGCAGGATCCGACGTTCGGGGTGCGGCTGCTCAACCTGCCGTCGCGCATCCAGACGGTGTCGCTGACGATGACCACCACCGGCGCGGTGATGATGGCGCTGGCATGGCTGATGCTGGGTCGGTTCACCCTGGGGCGCCGGCGGATGTCGCGAGGACAGCTCGACCGCACCCTCGTGCTGTGGATGCTGCCGCTGCTGGTCGCCCCCCCGATGTACAGCAAGGACATCTACTCCTACCTGGCGCAGAGTCAGATCGCCCGCAACGGCGAAGACCCCTACAGCGTCGGACCCGCGCCGGGGCTGGGCCTGGATCACGTCTTCACCCTCTCGGTGCCCAGCCTGTGGCGCGACACCCCGGCGCCCTACGGGCCACTGTTCCTGTGGATCGGCGAGGGCATCTCCGCGCTGACGGGCGAGAACATCGTGTGGGCGGTGCTCTGCCACCGGCTGGTGGTGCTCGTCGGCGTCGGGCTCATCGTCTGGGCCACCCCGCGGCTGGCCCGACGCTGCGGCGTCGCCGAAGTCTCGGCGCTGTGGCTGGGAGCCACCAACCCGCTGCTGTTCATGCACCTGGCCGCCGGTATCCACAATGAGGCGCTGATGCTGGGGTTGATGCTCGCGGGCACCGAGTGCGCGTTGCGGGGCGTCGAGGGTTCCCATCGGCTGATCCCCCGGCCGCTGCACTGGCCCCGCGGAGCCCCGGAGTGGGCGGCGTGGTCCCCGCTGGCCATGCTGATCACCGGGGCTGTGCTGATCACGATGTCCTCGCAGGTCAAGCTGCCGTCGCTGTTGGCGCTGGGCTTCGTGGCGATGGCATTGGCCTGCCGGTGGGGCGGCACCGTCAAGGCGTTCCTGCTCGCCAGCTGCAGCCTCGGCGCGGTCTCGCTCGCGGTGATGGCCGTCATCGGCTGGGCCAGCGGGCTCGGTTTCGGCTGGCTGTTCACCCTCGGCACGGCCAACGTGGTGCGGAGCTGGATGTCGCCCCCGACGCTGCTGGCGTTGGGCACCGGGCAGGTCGGCATCCTGCTCGGCCTCGGTGACCACACCACCGCCGTACTGGGATTGACCCGTGGCATCGGTGTGCTGATCATCGCCGTGCTGGTGTCCTGGCTGCTGCTGTCGGTGTTGCGAGGCCGGCTGCACCCGGTCGGCGGTCTCGGGGTTGCCCTGGGTGCCACCGTGCTGCTGTTCCCGGTGGTGCAGCCCTGGTACCTGCTGTGGGCGATCATCCCGCTGGCGGCGTGGGCCACCCGGCCCGGCTTCCGCTCCGCAGCCATCGCGGTCACCCTGATCGTCGGCATCTTCGGCCCCACCGCCAACGGGGACCGGTTTGCGCTGTTCCAGATCATCGACGCGACGTTGGCCAGCACCGTTATCGTGCTGATCCTGATCGCCCTCACCTACCGGCGGCTGCCGTGGCGGCCACTGCCACCGGCGGACAGCGACCCGCCCGCGGCGACCGGCGCCGACCCCACCCCGGCGCCCCGTGACGTCCCGACACCACCGGCACCACCTCGCGTCATACCGGACGCCTACGCTGAGTCCCCGTGAGCTCGACTGCGCCTCTCCCCCTTCGGCTACGAGGGGTCACCAAACGCTACGGCGCGATCACTGCTGTGTCCGAACTGAACCTCGACGTGCAGCCGGCCGAGATACTGGCCCTGCTGGGTCCCAACGGCGCCGGCAAAACCACCACGGTGGAGATGTGCGAGGGCTTCCTGCGCCCCGACAGCGGCACCATCGAAGTGCTCGGCATGGACCCGTTCGTCGACAACGCCCGACTCCGCGCGCGCATCGGGGTGATGCTGCAGGGCGGCGGCGGATATCCCGCGGCGCGCGCCGGGGAGATGCTCGACCTGGTGGCGGCCTATGCGGCCAACCCGCTGGACCCGCGCTGGTTGCTCGACACGCTGGGCTTGAATGAGGTTGCCCGCACCACCTACCGCAGGCTCTCCGGCGGCCAGCAGCAGCGACTCGCCCTGGCCTGCGCGCTCGTCGGCCGCCCCGAACTGGTGTTTCTCGACGAGCCCACGGCCGGGATGGACGCCCACGCCCGTCTGGTGGTGTGGGAGCTGATCGACGGGCTGCGTCGTGACGGGGTGACGGTGGTGCTGACCACCCATCAGCTCAAGGAAGCCGAAGAGCTCGCCGACCGGCTGGTGATCATCGACCACGGGGTGGCCGTCGCCGAAGGCACCCCCACTGAACTCATGCGCAGCGGCGCCGAGGACCAACTGCGGTTCACCGCGCCCCGCAAGCTGGACCTGGCGTTGCTGATCAGCGCCCTGCCCGAGAACTACCGCGCCGCCGAGATCACCCCGGGTGAGTACCTGGTCGAAGGGCACATCGATCCGCAGGTGCTGGCGACGGTGACGGCCTGGTGCGCGCGGCTCAACGTGCTGGCCACCGATATGCGCGTCGAGCAACGCAGCCTCGAGGACGTGTTCCTCGATCTGACCGGACGGGAGTTGCGATGAGCGCCGGTGGTTTTGATGAGTAAAGAGCTGTTCCCCGCGGGGACGTTCACCCCGGATCCCCGGCCCAACACCGTACCCAAGATGCTCGCCGCGCAGTTCCGCCTGGAACTGAAACTGTTGTTGCGCAACGGCGAACAGCTGCTGCTGACGATGTTCATCCCGATCACGCTGCTGGTCGGCCTGACATTGCTGCCGCTGGGGTCGTTCGGCGAGAACCGGGCGGCGACGTTCGTGCCGGCCATCATGGCGCTGGCGGTCATCTCCACCGCGTTCACCGGTCAGGCGATCGCCGTCGCCTTCGACCGGCGTTACGGCGCGCTGAAACGACTGGGCGCCACGGCTCTACCGGTCTGGGGCATCATCGCCGGCAAGGCGCTGGCGGTGGTATCCGTGGTGTTCCTGCAAGCGCTGTTGCTCGGCGCTATCGGGGTCGCATTGGGTTGGCGGCCCTCACCGGTGGGGCTCCTGCTCGGCGCGGTCGTCATCGCGCTGGGCACCGCGGGCTTCGTCGCGCTGGGCCTGCTGCTCGGCGGCACCCTGCGCGCCGAGATCGTCCTGGCGCTGGCCAACTTGTTGTGGTTCATCTTCGCCGGCCTCGGCGCGCTGACGCTGGAGAGCGACGCGGTGCCCTCAGCGCTGCAGTGGGTCGCGCGGCTCACCCCGTCGGGAGCCCTGACCGAGGCGCTGACACAGGCGATGACCATGTCGGTGGACTGGTTCGGTCTCGCGGTGCTGGCGGTGTGGGGTGCGCTGGCCGCGGTGTGTGCATTGCGGTGGTTCCGCTTCACGTGAGCACGGTGCTCGGCGTCGACGGCTGCAAAGGCGGCTGGGTGGGCGTCGAGTTGCGGCACGGCCGGTTCGCCGCCGCCCACGTCGGACCACGCCTGAGCGAGCTGGTCGCGGCGGTTCCGGGTTGTGAGGCGATCGGCGTGGACATCCCGCTGGGCCTGATGGCCGAGGTGGAACGGGCCTCGGATCGCCTCGCCAAACGGATGCTGGCCGGAAGATCCTCCAGCTTGTTCGTGATGGCGCCCCGGCCGGTGTTCGACGCGCCGGACCATGCCACTGCCAGCGCGCTGGCGACGGCATTGACGGGTAAGGGCATCAGCATCCAGGCGTGGGGGTTGCGAGCCAAGCTGGCCGAAGCCCAGATGCTCTACGCGCAGTCGTCGTTGCCGCTGTTCGAGGTGCACCCCGAGTTGACGTTTCGCCAGATGGGCCTGCTCACTTCCGACGGCAAGAAGAAGAGCTGGCGCGGACAGCGGGCCCGGCTGCGGGTGCTGGCGGCCAACGGCATCGAGATCCCCGAGGACCTCGGCCCCGTCGAGGCGGTCCCGGCCGACGATGTGCTCGACGCGGCGGCCGCGGCATGGAGCGCCCACCGGATCGCCGCGGGTGTCGCGTTCTGCCTTCCGGACCCGCCGCAGGTCAACGAGCAGGGACAGCAGCTGGCGATTTGGTGCTGAACCCCCCGGAAGGACTACTACCCGGCCCTACTACGAGTCGTAGTTTCAGCTCCCCTACTCTGGGAGCGTGCTATTCCAGCGCCTGGTCGACCGGCTGCCCGACGTCAGCCTGCGCGTGCAACGGATCATCGGCGCGCTCGTCATCCTCAGCCAAGGCGGTATCGCTGTCACCGGCGCCATCGTCCGGGTGACCGCCTCCGGGCTCGGTTGCCCCACCTGGCCGCAGTGCTTCCCCGGCAGCTTCACCCCCACGCCACATCCCGAAGTGCCGGGCGTCCACCAGGCGGTCGAGTTCGGCAACCGGATGCTCACCTTCGCGGTGGTCCTCACCGCGATCGCGGCGGTCCTGGCCGTGACACGCGCCCACCGCCGCCGTGAGGTGAAGATCTACGCCTGGCTGATGCCGGCATCCACGGTGGTGCAAGCAGTGATCGGCGGGATCACCGTCCTCACCGGGCTGCTGTGGTGGACCGTGGCCATCCACCTGTTGGCGTCGATGCTGATGGTCTGGCTGTCGGTGCTGCTGTTCGTCAAGATCGGCGAACCCGACACCGGAGTCCCGCGCTACACCGTGCCCCGGCCGCTACGGCTGCTGACCGTGCTGACCGCGCTCACCCTGTCCGCCGTCCTGGTCACGGGCACGCTGGTCACCGGCGCCGGACCGCATGCCGGCGACAAGAGCATCGAGCGGCCGGTCGCGCGGCTGCAGGTCGAGATCACCACGCTGGTGCACGCGCATTCCTCACTGCTGGTCGCCTACCTGGCACTGGTCGTCGCCCTGGGGTTCGGCCTGTGGGCGGTGCACGCCCAGCGCGCGGTGCTGGTCCGGCTTTACGTGCTGGTGGGGCTGGTCATCGCCCAGGGACTGGTGGGTACCGTGCAGTTCTTCACCGGTGTTCCTGCGGCCCTGGTCGCGGTACACGTGGCCGGCGCCGGTGCCTGCACCGCCGCGACAGCCGCGTTATGGGCTGCGATGCGCGAACGGGCCGAGCCCGAGCCGTCCCAGGGCTGACTCCACACACACCGCAAACTGACGCTGCGCGCCGGCACGCTCGACCGGTCCGAGCTGCCGCCAGCCCAGCGACGGCTCCACCAGCTCCAGTTCCAGCAGCGACGGCTCGGTGTGCGCGCCGAGCAGATCCACCCGCGCGTACAGGAAATCCCGCGGCACACACCCCAGATGCGTGGCTGCGGCTTCGAGCGCGGCGTGTCCGACCTGCCAGGCCCGGTCGTCCGGTCGGGCGGGCGCCAACACCTCCTCGGCATAGGTGCCGGACTCGTCGAGGACCGCGGTGCTGCCCGGGGACGGCAGCATCGGGCCCTTGGTGAACGCATGAGACTGCCGTCCGCCCAGGAACACCAGTGCGGTCTCCCCCTGCTCCACCCGCGGATCGTACGGCTGGATCAGGGCCGTCATTCCGGCGTCCTGCAAGCGGGCCGCATGATCGAGTGCCGCACGGTGATCGGTGAACCGGTGCGCGCCAACCGAACCCGCACCTACGGCCGGCTTGACCACGACCTGCCCCGCGGGCAGATCCACACTCTGTCCCGGCGCGAAGAACGCACTCTCGACCACCGGCACGCCCGCGGCGGCAAGGTCGCGCAGGTAGGCCTTGTCGGTATTCCACCGCACCACGTCAGGGCCGTTGATCAGGTGGGGCACCCGCGTCGTCCACTGCAGGAATTCATCGAGGCGCTCGGTGTAATCCCAGGTGGCCCGCAGGATCACCAGGTCACTGTCCAGTGCTTGCGGGTCATCCCAGGACAACCACCTGGCGCCGAGCCCGCGGGTACGCAGGGCGCTCACCAGCCCGTCGTCGTCGCCGTCACCGGAAATCAGCTTCGGACATCCGGCCAGCACGATCCGGGGATGAAAGACATCAGGGCGTGCCAGCTTCATCCGGACTCCACCCTCAAGGATGATAGTCACCATGCATGCGATCGAAGTTCCCGAGACCGGCGGCCCCGAAGTACTGCGCTACGTGGAGCGGCCCGCGCCCACC
Proteins encoded:
- a CDS encoding helix-turn-helix transcriptional regulator, coding for MPATGDGQTRKAIIRLLLESGSITAGAIGDQLGLSAAGVRRHLDALIDAGDAEANAAASWQQEGRGRPAKRYRLTAAGRAKLEHAYDDLASAAMRQLRELGGDQAVRTFARRRIDAILAGVPRATDVGAPQVQTAAEGIAGALTKAGYVTTTARVGGPANGVQICQHHCPVSHVAEEFPELCEAEAQAMSEVLGTHVQRLATIVNGDCACTTHVPLSSTGS
- the mptB gene encoding polyprenol phosphomannose-dependent alpha 1,6 mannosyltransferase MptB: MAARRRSLSSSIAQLHGDERPIGSPLNDAEVVSMRRTRLFGATGTVLMAIGALGAGARPVVQDPTFGVRLLNLPSRIQTVSLTMTTTGAVMMALAWLMLGRFTLGRRRMSRGQLDRTLVLWMLPLLVAPPMYSKDIYSYLAQSQIARNGEDPYSVGPAPGLGLDHVFTLSVPSLWRDTPAPYGPLFLWIGEGISALTGENIVWAVLCHRLVVLVGVGLIVWATPRLARRCGVAEVSALWLGATNPLLFMHLAAGIHNEALMLGLMLAGTECALRGVEGSHRLIPRPLHWPRGAPEWAAWSPLAMLITGAVLITMSSQVKLPSLLALGFVAMALACRWGGTVKAFLLASCSLGAVSLAVMAVIGWASGLGFGWLFTLGTANVVRSWMSPPTLLALGTGQVGILLGLGDHTTAVLGLTRGIGVLIIAVLVSWLLLSVLRGRLHPVGGLGVALGATVLLFPVVQPWYLLWAIIPLAAWATRPGFRSAAIAVTLIVGIFGPTANGDRFALFQIIDATLASTVIVLILIALTYRRLPWRPLPPADSDPPAATGADPTPAPRDVPTPPAPPRVIPDAYAESP
- a CDS encoding ABC transporter ATP-binding protein gives rise to the protein MSSTAPLPLRLRGVTKRYGAITAVSELNLDVQPAEILALLGPNGAGKTTTVEMCEGFLRPDSGTIEVLGMDPFVDNARLRARIGVMLQGGGGYPAARAGEMLDLVAAYAANPLDPRWLLDTLGLNEVARTTYRRLSGGQQQRLALACALVGRPELVFLDEPTAGMDAHARLVVWELIDGLRRDGVTVVLTTHQLKEAEELADRLVIIDHGVAVAEGTPTELMRSGAEDQLRFTAPRKLDLALLISALPENYRAAEITPGEYLVEGHIDPQVLATVTAWCARLNVLATDMRVEQRSLEDVFLDLTGRELR
- a CDS encoding ABC transporter permease; this translates as MSKELFPAGTFTPDPRPNTVPKMLAAQFRLELKLLLRNGEQLLLTMFIPITLLVGLTLLPLGSFGENRAATFVPAIMALAVISTAFTGQAIAVAFDRRYGALKRLGATALPVWGIIAGKALAVVSVVFLQALLLGAIGVALGWRPSPVGLLLGAVVIALGTAGFVALGLLLGGTLRAEIVLALANLLWFIFAGLGALTLESDAVPSALQWVARLTPSGALTEALTQAMTMSVDWFGLAVLAVWGALAAVCALRWFRFT
- a CDS encoding DUF429 domain-containing protein, whose translation is MSTVLGVDGCKGGWVGVELRHGRFAAAHVGPRLSELVAAVPGCEAIGVDIPLGLMAEVERASDRLAKRMLAGRSSSLFVMAPRPVFDAPDHATASALATALTGKGISIQAWGLRAKLAEAQMLYAQSSLPLFEVHPELTFRQMGLLTSDGKKKSWRGQRARLRVLAANGIEIPEDLGPVEAVPADDVLDAAAAAWSAHRIAAGVAFCLPDPPQVNEQGQQLAIWC
- a CDS encoding COX15/CtaA family protein → MLFQRLVDRLPDVSLRVQRIIGALVILSQGGIAVTGAIVRVTASGLGCPTWPQCFPGSFTPTPHPEVPGVHQAVEFGNRMLTFAVVLTAIAAVLAVTRAHRRREVKIYAWLMPASTVVQAVIGGITVLTGLLWWTVAIHLLASMLMVWLSVLLFVKIGEPDTGVPRYTVPRPLRLLTVLTALTLSAVLVTGTLVTGAGPHAGDKSIERPVARLQVEITTLVHAHSSLLVAYLALVVALGFGLWAVHAQRAVLVRLYVLVGLVIAQGLVGTVQFFTGVPAALVAVHVAGAGACTAATAALWAAMRERAEPEPSQG
- a CDS encoding ATP-grasp domain-containing protein, which gives rise to MKLARPDVFHPRIVLAGCPKLISGDGDDDGLVSALRTRGLGARWLSWDDPQALDSDLVILRATWDYTERLDEFLQWTTRVPHLINGPDVVRWNTDKAYLRDLAAAGVPVVESAFFAPGQSVDLPAGQVVVKPAVGAGSVGAHRFTDHRAALDHAARLQDAGMTALIQPYDPRVEQGETALVFLGGRQSHAFTKGPMLPSPGSTAVLDESGTYAEEVLAPARPDDRAWQVGHAALEAAATHLGCVPRDFLYARVDLLGAHTEPSLLELELVEPSLGWRQLGPVERAGAQRQFAVCVESALGRLGLGPFAHRSP